A region of the Litchfieldia alkalitelluris genome:
AAGGGAAAATCGCCATAGATGAAAAATAGACACAAAATGCTACCGTTGAACCAAGTAACCCACCAACAAGAATATCTGATGGATAATGCAATCCTAAATACACTCTTGAAATTGCTACGAGACAAGCTAGAGGAAGTAAAATAATGGCTAAGGAAGGTCTCATCATAATAATTGGTATGACTACTGAAAAAACAGCTGTTGTATGACCTGATGGAAAAGAGTGATCTTTTAATGGGTTCTTCTGGTGTTTTGATTGTTCAAGAACTAAATATGGACGGAGTCTTGGATATTTTTTCTTAATGATAGCAACAGGGATATGACTTAGTGCTAACGAAATGGCGCAGACTATCCCAACTATACGGATTGGTTCAGGTGCAAAAAGAGCGATAATTAACGTGATCGCAATTGTAAATGTAGCTCCGCCAAGATGGGTCAGAGTGGTGAACAACCGATTCAACATCCTAATATCATAATGTCGATTAACCTGGTGAAATAGTTGACACTCTAGGGTGTAACAATGAATAAGGATTTTTGAAAGCATAGCATAACCCCCTATTAGTGTATGTTTATCAGTAATTGTACTAGTGGTTTTTAAACAGGATAATAAGCTAGTGTAAAATAAACGTAAAAAAGGCTCTTTTATGAAAGGTTGTTGCTATTCGAACAATAAAGAATAAATAGCTGTTATTATACAATAAAGGGTTAAACATCTTGGAAGAAAAGATGCCACTCAACTTGTTTAAAGTGAAGTGAATAATATGACGGTTTAAACAACAAAGTTTGAGAAAAATAGCCAAAAAAAAAGAAGAGGAGTCCTCTTCTTATGACTGTAGCGATTTATAATACTGTCCTTTTTCTACATACTCGGTACGAATACGTTCCATGTCTTTTTTATCCTCTTCCGTTAACTCACGAACAACTTTTGCGGGTCTTCCTAGGGCAAGTGTATTTGGTGGTATTTTTTTACCTGGCGGAACTAAACTTCCTGCACCAATAAAGGCACCTTCACCAATCTCAGCACCATCAAGAATGATTGATCCCATACCAATTAGTGCATTCTTTCTAATAATGGAACTATGTAGTATCACCTGATGACCAACCGTTACATCATCCTCGATAATGAGAGGGTTATTAGGACTTTGATGTAAGCATGAGTTATCTTGAATATTGACTCTTTTACCTATAATCGTCGGTGCAACATCACCTCTAATTACAGAATTAAACCAGATTGAGCTTTTATCACCAATTGTCACATCTCCTGTAATCGTTACAAAGTCAGCGACAAAGACTGATTCTGCAATGTTTGGAGTCTTATCTTTATATGGATATCTCATGAACTCCACCCCTTTCAGTTGTATATTTAGATAAAATCATCTAAGTTTAATATAGTATGTTTTTATTGTACATAGATTAATGCTTCATGTCATTTCTATAATAGTTACCTCATTCCAAAATTGGAGGTTTTAAGATGTGGGTTTGGGAAGCGAATAATCCTAGAGGAGTTTTAGTTATAGTCCATGGAGCAAATGAGCATCATGGAAGATATAAATGGTTGATTGAACAATGGTATGCAGAAGGCTTTAATGTCGTCATTGGTGACCTTCCGGGACAAGGTGAAACCACAAAAAAAGAGCGCGGGCACATTGACTCCTTTGATGAATATATTACTGTCATTGAGGAATGGATTAAGAAGGCTGAATCTTATCAAGTTCCAATTTTTATATTAGGACATAGTATGGGTGGTTTAGCTGTCATTCGAACATTACAGGAAAAAGAATTGCCGATCACTGGAGTACTTTTATCCTCACCGTGCCTCGGATTAGTGAATCCACCTTCGATTTTTTTAGATATATTGACAAAAGGTATAAACATCTTTATTCCAAGACTAAGAATTAATAGTGGAGTTTCTGTCGACAATGCAACTAGAAGTGAAATGGTTCGAGATGAAGGACTTAGGGACCCATTATATAATAAATACGTATCGATAAGGTGGTACCGTGAACTGGCAGGAGCAATGATTCAAGCCAGCAAAGAAGTGAATAAGTTTCCGAATCTCCCGTTATTGGTTCTCCAAGGTGGGGATGATAAAATAGTAGACAAAACTGCTGTGAAACAGTGGTTTAATCATGTAACCTCGAATGAGAAGACTTATAAAGAATACCCCCATTTATACCATGAGGTGTTCAATGAACCTGAAAAAGAGGAAGTGTTTACATATGCACTTTCTTTCGTGAAGGCTCTTTTGTGAAAGTTTGTTGTTAATGAACCTAGTTTAAATAAAAAAACACTATTTTATTCTGTATTTTGGTATTAATTTCGCAAGAATAGACGCCACTCTACATCGTTCATAGTGACTTTTAATAGAGCTATCATACCCAACAATGATTATGAAAACAGCCGTGAATAATAAGTTAGAAGTTAGAGGTGATTAAGTGAAAGTACCAACACATCCATTTCCGTTGATGGGAAAGGTGTATAATGATGTGATTCCAACAGTTCATAAATATTTAGGCCATTGGCGTAAGAAGGCGGAGAACATACCAAATCCAGAGCTACGAAAACAGGCTCTTGCCAGTATTGATTCAAAGACCTTTCATTGTGAGGGCGGTTCTATCATGGCGATACTAGCTCACAATCACATGGAACAATGTATCAAGTTTATTGTTGCATATCAAACCATCAGCGATTATTTAGATAACCTTTGTGATCGAAGTACATCACTAGATCCAGTGGATTTTCGCGCCTTACATGAATCAATGCCACATGCATTAACCATTGGCCAAACTACAACAAATTATTACCGTTACAGAAATGAACAAGATGATGGTGGGTATTTAGAGGATTTAGTCCAGACATGTCAGGAAGCACTTGCCCAAACATTTCATTATGAGAAAATTGTTACTCACTTAAAAGAGTTGGCAGGCTATTATTGTGATTTACAAGTACATAAGCATGTGGAAGTAAAGGAGCGGGTTCCAAGACTTGAACAATGGTTTGAACATCATAAACCTTTATTACCAGAGATGGAGTGGTATGAATTCTCAGCTTGTTCTGGATCAACCTTAGGGATCTTTTGTCTAGTAGCACACGCCTTTCAAGACGAGTTTGAGCAAGAAGCTGCTGATAAAATTAGAAATGGTTATTTTCCTTATATTCAGGGGCTTCACATCTTATTGGATTATTTAATTGATCAAGAAGAAGATCGAAAAGGAGGAGATCTAAACTTCTGCTTTTATTATCCTCATGAAGAAAAACTTATTGCCCGTCTAAAACATTTTGTTTTACAGGCAGACAAGCATATTTCAGGACTTCCTAATGAGAAATTCCATAAGCTTATTAACAGGGGGCTTCTTGGTATATACCTTTCAGATGAAAAGGTGCGGAAACAAAAAAAAGTCTCACAAATAGCCAAGGAAATGATCAAGTGTGGTGGAAGCACCTCTTATTTTTTCTATATGAATGGACGTGCATACCGTACCTTTCAAAAGGTTTCAGGTGTGTTTGCGAGATAAAAAGGCTTGCAGGGAATTTTCCTACAAGCCTTTATTATCTTTTTTCGATAGCAATAATAAATGGAGGGTTATTCACTTGATTAATAAAACGGTAATTTAGAACATGTGCCACTTTCTGATCAATATTGGCGACATATTTTAAAAGTTCGTCCCTTTCATAGGCGCCCTCTTCATGACCATGATAAATGACTAAAACAATGATCCCTTCTGGTTTCATGATCTCAAGTAATTGTTCAATAGCGTCTATTGTTGAATCTGGCTTAGTGACAATACCTTTATCACCACCAGGAAGATAGCCAAGATTAAAGATTGCTGCAGCAACCTTTCCCTGCAACTCAATAGGGATGTAATCCTTTATTTGATCATGACTCTTTTGGAGAAGAGTCACTTGAGACAATAAGTTTTCTTGCATAAGCTTTACTTCTGTATTGATTATTGCCACGTTTTGTATATCAAAACCATAAACATGCCCATTTTCACCAACGAGGCTTGCTAGAAAGGCTGTATCATGCCCATTACCTACCGTGGCATCAATCACGATGTCTCCGCTTGTAACAGCCAAGCCAAGAAGTTTTCGAGCATAAGGAAGAATTCGTTCTAACTTCATACCTTCTCAGCTTCCTTTTTATAAAATTTCCCTTGATAGCTGTCTCGTCTTTTTAATTCTGCATCGATTCGATTTAATACTTCCCATTTATTCACACTCCACATAGGCCCAATCATCAAATCAATCGGACCATCACCAGTTATTCGGTGAACAATCATTTCTGGTGGTAAAATCTCCAACTGATCACATACTAGAGATACATAATTATCTAATGACAAAAACTCGAGCATTCCTTTTTCATATTGTTTCACCATAGGTGTCCCTTTTAATAAATGTAATAAATGAATTTTGATTCCTTGAACATCAAGCTTAGCTACCTCTCGTGCGGTTTCCATCATCATGTCATAGTTTTCTAAAGGAAGACCATTAATAAGATGGGAGCAGATTCGAATATTATGCTTTCTTAATTTATTTACTCCATCAATATAACATTGATAATCATGAGCACGATTAATTAGAAGAGCAGTACGTTCATGAACAGTTTGAAGACCAAGTTCAACCCATAAATACGTCCGTTCATTTAATTCAGCTAAATACTCGACAACATCATCAGGTAGACAATCTGGTCGAGTAGCAATAGATATACCTACTACACCTTCTTGATTCAGAACAGATTCGAATTTTTCTCTGAGCTCTGAAACGGGTGCATGGGTGTTCGTATAGGCTTGGAAATAAGCCATATATTTGCCGTCTTTCCATTTCTCATGCATTTTATCTTTAATCGTATGAAACTGTGTTAAAAGATCATCGGCACGGTCACCTGCAAAATCACCTGAACCTGCAGCACTACAAAAGGTACAGCCTCCATGTGCAACCGTACCATCTCTATTTGGGCAATCAAACCCTCCGTCTAAAGCCACTTTAAAGACTTTGTGTCCAAAATGTTGTCTCAAATGGTAATTCCAAGTATGGTAACGTTTGTTATCTGATGCATATAAAAAACGGTTATTCTGATCCAAGTCAGTATCTCCTTTTTGTTCCATTAATTTAAATCTCATTAAAAGATTTTATCATGATTAAAACAGACTTCTCAAATGTAAATAATGTGTACAAAATTGGAAGACATTCATTAGTGTCCTTAGATACTTTATTGTGCAAACTAATATTTGATGAAGCATGGACTTCATAAAGAACCAAAGGAGGGGTATACGAATGGCCACTCGTAAATCTGTCGAGGATTTTTTAGCACAATGTGAAGACACAATTCGATATGCACAAGAACAAATAACAATAGGGCGCCAACAAGAGCATTATAATGCAACTGAGTATACAGATGCATTAGAACAACTAGAAGAACGTGTCAATGACTTAGCTCATCTGGCCCTCAGCTGTAATGGTCAACAAAGAGAGCAGTTACACCGTATGCGACTACAGCTACAACAACTTCAAAATGATTTAACATTAGATGAAAACATCATTCAAGAATATAAATAAGGAGTCATGATTTATGAAGAAGCGTTCTGATCAAAACAATCCAGAGCAAAAGACGCAAAACGGTCATAATAGTGAATTTGGTGAGGAACAACTTAGCGCCATTGAAAAAGTGAAAAGAATGAATTCTAAAAAAGGGCAACCAATCAAATCGAAACAACGACCAGAATATTAAGAAAAGCGTTGCGGGAGCCCGTCTATCGGAGACAGACTTATAACCAACCTCAAGCCGCTGGCGATTGGAACTAGACATTAAAACCGGGTTGAAATTTCATACTTTCCAATATAAATGAAAAAAATGGGTGTGAAGGTAAGCTTCACACCCATTTTAGTATAGAACAAGTAGTTTAAGGGAAAATAACGGAAAAGTATGCAGGGGATGTAAATTGAATGAGTGCCAATATCAATGTTGGGAATAATATTGAAACATACATATATTTATCTGTATTTTTGATAGGGAGTATTTTATTATATTTATTTTTAAGGATTAATTGGAAAAGCTATGGTTTATTATTTATCCTAGCAACAGTTATTGGGAATTTATTATGTTTTATTTTTGTCCAACTGGGCTTTTATTCTTATCCGTATGTGATACTACCTAAATTTGAAAATATGCCATATACAGCTATTTCCCTTTCCTTTCCTATTTATGTTCTGATTTTGGTAAGGTATAGTCCCAAAAGGTGGCCATGGAAAATCCCTTTTTATTGGGCATTTATCAATTTGGGGTTACTATCTGAATATTATGCATTGCATTATACAAGTATCATAAAATACGGCTTTGAATGGGATACCTGGGACTCTTACACATGGTGGTGGATTTATTTTCTATTATTTGAGTGGATTGGTGGCCAACTTATCCCAGACAAGGACCGAAAACCGCTCCATATTAAGCACCTACATTATGGAAAACTAGGTTGGGGCTTAATCCATTTGATATTAATTACAACAATTTTCCTTGCAGGCTATTACGTTGGAACCCTAACTAAAAAGTAAATTAAAAAGAAGTTAATCTTAGGATTAGCTTTTTCTTTTAGTTTTATCAATCAATAAATTCAACCATGGTTTATAAGAAGAGGTTTAAGTAATTATTGGTAAGCCGATGTTAACTAGTCCTATAAATTAAAGTTTCTAAAAATTTCGCAGATTCCTAATTGTATTGATTAAAGAGAAAGAAAGGAATAGAATAATTTAGAGAATGAAAGATTATCTAACCAATATATTATAAATACGTACTCATTTCGTATTAGTTTATGTTCTTAGATTAAGCTTGGCTTATGCCAAGTTTCTTTATATTTTATAGGAAAATGGGGGAGGTATGATGCCTCGGACACTTTGGGTCTTAGTTATTGGAATGGTAATTAACGTAACGGGGGCTTCTTTTTTATGGCCTCTTAACACGATATATATACACGACCAGTTAGGTAAATCATTGACTGTTGCCGGAATTGTACTTATGTTAAATTCAGGAGCAAGTGTAATTGGAAATCTAATTGGAGGCTATCTTTTTGATAAAGTTGGTGGC
Encoded here:
- a CDS encoding phosphatase PAP2 family protein codes for the protein MLSKILIHCYTLECQLFHQVNRHYDIRMLNRLFTTLTHLGGATFTIAITLIIALFAPEPIRIVGIVCAISLALSHIPVAIIKKKYPRLRPYLVLEQSKHQKNPLKDHSFPSGHTTAVFSVVIPIIMMRPSLAIILLPLACLVAISRVYLGLHYPSDILVGGLLGSTVAFCVYFSSMAIFPSVFLN
- a CDS encoding gamma carbonic anhydrase gives rise to the protein MRYPYKDKTPNIAESVFVADFVTITGDVTIGDKSSIWFNSVIRGDVAPTIIGKRVNIQDNSCLHQSPNNPLIIEDDVTVGHQVILHSSIIRKNALIGMGSIILDGAEIGEGAFIGAGSLVPPGKKIPPNTLALGRPAKVVRELTEEDKKDMERIRTEYVEKGQYYKSLQS
- a CDS encoding alpha/beta hydrolase, yielding MWVWEANNPRGVLVIVHGANEHHGRYKWLIEQWYAEGFNVVIGDLPGQGETTKKERGHIDSFDEYITVIEEWIKKAESYQVPIFILGHSMGGLAVIRTLQEKELPITGVLLSSPCLGLVNPPSIFLDILTKGINIFIPRLRINSGVSVDNATRSEMVRDEGLRDPLYNKYVSIRWYRELAGAMIQASKEVNKFPNLPLLVLQGGDDKIVDKTAVKQWFNHVTSNEKTYKEYPHLYHEVFNEPEKEEVFTYALSFVKALL
- a CDS encoding tetraprenyl-beta-curcumene synthase family protein, with the protein product MKVPTHPFPLMGKVYNDVIPTVHKYLGHWRKKAENIPNPELRKQALASIDSKTFHCEGGSIMAILAHNHMEQCIKFIVAYQTISDYLDNLCDRSTSLDPVDFRALHESMPHALTIGQTTTNYYRYRNEQDDGGYLEDLVQTCQEALAQTFHYEKIVTHLKELAGYYCDLQVHKHVEVKERVPRLEQWFEHHKPLLPEMEWYEFSACSGSTLGIFCLVAHAFQDEFEQEAADKIRNGYFPYIQGLHILLDYLIDQEEDRKGGDLNFCFYYPHEEKLIARLKHFVLQADKHISGLPNEKFHKLINRGLLGIYLSDEKVRKQKKVSQIAKEMIKCGGSTSYFFYMNGRAYRTFQKVSGVFAR
- a CDS encoding tRNA (mnm(5)s(2)U34)-methyltransferase; this encodes MKLERILPYARKLLGLAVTSGDIVIDATVGNGHDTAFLASLVGENGHVYGFDIQNVAIINTEVKLMQENLLSQVTLLQKSHDQIKDYIPIELQGKVAAAIFNLGYLPGGDKGIVTKPDSTIDAIEQLLEIMKPEGIIVLVIYHGHEEGAYERDELLKYVANIDQKVAHVLNYRFINQVNNPPFIIAIEKR
- a CDS encoding TIGR01212 family radical SAM protein (This family includes YhcC from E. coli K-12, an uncharacterized radical SAM protein.), with the protein product MDQNNRFLYASDNKRYHTWNYHLRQHFGHKVFKVALDGGFDCPNRDGTVAHGGCTFCSAAGSGDFAGDRADDLLTQFHTIKDKMHEKWKDGKYMAYFQAYTNTHAPVSELREKFESVLNQEGVVGISIATRPDCLPDDVVEYLAELNERTYLWVELGLQTVHERTALLINRAHDYQCYIDGVNKLRKHNIRICSHLINGLPLENYDMMMETAREVAKLDVQGIKIHLLHLLKGTPMVKQYEKGMLEFLSLDNYVSLVCDQLEILPPEMIVHRITGDGPIDLMIGPMWSVNKWEVLNRIDAELKRRDSYQGKFYKKEAEKV
- a CDS encoding YtzC family protein, which encodes MATRKSVEDFLAQCEDTIRYAQEQITIGRQQEHYNATEYTDALEQLEERVNDLAHLALSCNGQQREQLHRMRLQLQQLQNDLTLDENIIQEYK
- a CDS encoding glycogen biosynthesis protein GlgD, which codes for MKKRSDQNNPEQKTQNGHNSEFGEEQLSAIEKVKRMNSKKGQPIKSKQRPEY
- a CDS encoding CBO0543 family protein produces the protein MSANINVGNNIETYIYLSVFLIGSILLYLFLRINWKSYGLLFILATVIGNLLCFIFVQLGFYSYPYVILPKFENMPYTAISLSFPIYVLILVRYSPKRWPWKIPFYWAFINLGLLSEYYALHYTSIIKYGFEWDTWDSYTWWWIYFLLFEWIGGQLIPDKDRKPLHIKHLHYGKLGWGLIHLILITTIFLAGYYVGTLTKK